Genomic DNA from Vibrio vulnificus CMCP6:
TTTCATAATATTAATGTCTGTTATGTAATCAGTTTGTTAACTTGAGGAAAGCAGAACGTCGACAACGACTCTGCAACGTCAGGGATAAAGGGATAGAAGGATCGCTCACAACACATGGACATCATTTTGCTTTTCTTTGCCGGGGTTTTTGGTGGCATGCTCAACTCTATCGCGGGAGGTGGCAGCTTCATCACCTTCCCAGCGCTTATGGCGGTGGGAATTCCCCCAGTGGTGGCCAATGCAACCAATACGTTCGCCAGTTGTGCTGGTTACATTAGCGGTGCATGGGGATATCGTCGTGAGCTCTATGCGCAAAAAAACATTCTGCTCAAAACCATCGTCTGTAGCCTTCTCGGCGGCATGCTCGGTGCCTTTCTACTGCTCAATACCAGTGAGTCAGACTTCTTAAAAGCCATCCCTTGGTTATTACTGTTTGCGACCATACTGTTTGTGTTTGGCGGCAGAATAAACCAAGCAATCGGTCATCGTGCCGACCGCCCTAAGCATCCAATCATTCTTTGGCTGCCCGCGCTCTTTTTGGTCCTTGTTTCCGCGTATGGTGGATTCTTTAACGCAGGGTTGGGCATTGTCACGTTGAGTTACCTTACGCTTTCTGGACACCGCGATATCATTACGATGAACGGTTTAAAACTGCTGATTTCCACCAGTGTTTCGTTGATCGCCGTGATCATCTTTATCTTCGATGGTTCAATTGATTGGTGGAATGGCTTGATTGTCATGCTGGGCAGTTTACTCGGTGGCTATGTTTCTGCGGTTGTCGCGCGACGCCTCAATAAACTTTGGGTCCATCGTTTTGTTACCGTGACTTCTTTTGCCATCACGGGCTACTTCTTTGTAAAAATCTATGCATAGCGACCATTAATCCTTACACAGCTCCAAGTTATCTCTGCAAACGAATGCAACTTATTTGCAACAATGGCACAGCTCACTTAATATTGAGCCAATTATTAAATTGAACAGCCACTCTACGATGCAGGAATGCTTCGTTTTCATTAATCACTTTTAAGGATGTAAAGTGTTATGACTCCGCTTTCTTTTAAGAACAAGATAATTGCGCTGATTATTGCCATTATCTCGCTCACCATCATCACCTCTTACTTTAGCGCTAACTATTTTATTAGCCGTTACATCCAAGACACTGACAGTAAAAACATCACGCATAATGTGGATCTGATTCAGCGCAAGCTGGAAAACGAACTGAACGGTAAATTGGCGCTGGCAAACAGTCTCAATTTCAGCATGATGGACATCAGTGAAACCAAGGAAAGCTCTGGTTTTGACAAGATCATTAAAATCGTCAATGGCTACGCATTTGATGACAGTGGAAACATGAGCGAGGAAGATGCTCAACAGTACATCAACCTGGCCGAGTCGCATGGTGATGCCACGGTAGTGAGCCCCGTGAGTATGCTCAATGGAGAACCTTCCATTACCTTTTCACTCAAACGTATTGATGATTCGGTTGATTTCTTTGTTCTCAATCTGGGTCAGTTTAGCCAAGTCATCGCCGATTATGCGGCAGAAGGCAGCTACGCTGAATTACTCGCCAATGGCAGCGTTATTTTTAGCAATAAACAAGGCAGCAACTTAACCCCCATCGCCCGACCAGTGGAATTTGCAGGCCAACGCTGGGAACTTATCGGCTACATCGATTTGGATAACATTCAGTCGAATACTGACCAACTCAACTGGATGATCACCCTCGCGCTCTTGGTGTGTGCCGCGGTCATCATCGTCTCCAGCGTCATTCTTTTGCAGGTTTCCTTTAAACCGCTTAGCCGCCTCAACTCGGTGGTGGCAGATCTTTCTCAAGGCAACGGCGACCTAACCCAACGTTTGGCCATTGAATCCAAAGACGAAATTGGCCAAATCTCTCACTCAATTAACCTGTTTATTGAAAAATTACAGCAGATGTTCATTGAAGTGGCCGATTCCTCTAAAGAAATCGACCACGCCGTCGTGAATTTGAGTGAACAGTCGCGATCAAATCTTCACACGCTCAATCAGCATACCCAAGAGACAGAACAGGCCATTACCGCGATTGAAGAGATGAGCGCCAGCGCTAATTCCATTTCGCAAAGCGCCGACAACGCCGCGCACCTGACAGAGACCACCACCCGTTATGCTGATGAGTCAAAACAAACGGTGACGGGTGCAGTGGAGAGCGTGAACGGATTGGTGACTCAAGTGGTGGCAATGTCAGACACCATTACGCGCATGAGTGATGATACCAAGCAAATTAGCACTGTCCTTCAGGTGATTGGTGATATCGCCGAGCAAACCAACCTACTCGCGCTCAACGCAGCGATCGAAGCGGCTCGCGCTGGTGAGCAAGGCCGAGGCTTTGCTGTTGTCGCAGATGAAGTTCGCGCATTAGCAGCGCGAACGCAGCAAAGTACCGCTCAAATTAACGAAATGCTGGCGAAGTTGAAAAACACAACCGAAAACGTGGTTAACGAGATGGGCTCCACTCGCACTCGTTGTGAAGAAACCGCAGAGCGAACCAACCATGTGATGGATTCACTGAATGTGGTCACCGACTCAGTCGCAGAGATCAATAACCTCAATACATTGATGGCAACATCGGCCATGGAGCAACGACAAGTGACACAAGAAGTGAGCAAAAACATGGCAGCGATTCAGGAAATCGTTCGCCTGCTCAACGAAAATGCGGCGCAATCGACCTCCATCAGCGATGAGTTACAAAACACCTCTCATGCGTTGACCGATGTAGTCGGCCGATTCCGCGTACAGTAGCGTCCCCCTCTCTTTCTTAAAGCCCCCTCCACCCGCATTAATGGTGGAGGGGGCTTTTTCTAATTTCCTGATTTCAAAGAAACTGTGCAGAGGTGCACATCATTTTGCATCTCCGTTCTCATTAACCACATTTTCTATGATGAAATTCTAACTTCATGATATTTTTCGTTAATCACATGTAGCATTTTTGATACATTTTCAGCTGTTAGTTGCGAGGCAGGTTCCATTTTTATTTGGAACAGCCTGTAAAAGGAACAGAAGCCCCATGTTAGATTATCTCGCGATGAACAGCATCGCCGCTCAAGATAAAGACATCGTCACCATACTCGATGAACTCTTCCAGCATTGTGTCGAGCGCTATCCCACATTCAGTCGTTTTTCGGTGGCGCTCCTCGGTGACAAAAAAGCCTCCAACTATTATGTGCAGGATCGCCTGCTCTCTAAGCAAACGTCCCAGCAGTTGGATTATGTCGATCATGAGTTGCGCATAGACTCTGCCCTTACTGGTCTTGCGTATAGCAACAGCATTCGTATCGTGGATAATTTGAGCACCATGGTGCAAACCGAGCGTGTCTCTCGTTTATTGAGCATCGGCCACCGTAGTAGCTATACCGTTCCACTGAACTACCGCAATAAAACTCTCGGCTTTATTTTTTACAACGCGGCGACATCAAGCTTCTTTTCAAACGACAATATTCAAAAAGATTTTGCCTTTCTTTCCAATCTTGTCGCGCACCTTTTTATTCATTTACATGAAAACCAAAAGCACTTTCAATCGGCCCTCTCCATTGCGCTGAACATGGGTCATGCACGCGATCCTGAAACCAAAGAACACCTCATTCGCATGGGTAAGATCAGTGAATTGCTGGCACGATTACTGGCCCATCAGAAACCCGAGATTACCCACCAATTCATCCATCGCATTCGCCTTTACGCGCCATTTCACGATATTGGTAAGTATAAAATCCCCGATCACATTCTCTTTAGCGATAAACGTTTTACTGCCGAAGAGCGTCAGATCATGAATATGCACACTATTTATGGGGAAGAGATGATTGAAGAAGTCATCCATTTGGCCAATGCTGAACTGGTTTCCGATGACGAAGTGGCTTTTATCAAACACATTGTTCGTCACCATCACGAAGCCTTTAATGGTGAAGGGTTGCCCGATCAACTCGCAGAACAATCCATTCCACTAGAAGCGCGAATTGTCACGCTGGCCGACGTGTTTGACGCACTACTGAGTCGCCGCGCCTATAAACCCGCGTGGTCGGTGGATGCGGTTATGGACTACATAAGAGCCAACACAGGTCGTCTGTTTGATCCTGAATGCGTTAGTGCCTTAATCGATAATTTGGAACAGTTCCTCGCCATTCGCGATAGGTATCTCGATCAAGAAGAACTCCCTAAAGGATGTGTGGCTTAACCTTGTGTTAAGCCATTTTCTATCCATGTAAAAGCGTATTTTCCCTCACTTTTTGTTTCTTTCTGCTTTCAGTTTTCGCTCTCACTTCATTAAAGCTTCATTTTTCTGCCATCTAGTTTGCACGTTTTTGCAACATTTCTCCGCCAGCATAGCTTCAAACGAAACAACATTAGTCTCGTACGAAAGCAAAAGGAACATTCAAATGAACAAGGTATGGGTTAACGGACTTCTCTGCGCTGCGGTGTCTAGCGGTTTTTCTGCAACAGCGTTTGCGACCACGGAAATTACTTGGTGGCACGCGATGGGCGGCCAACTGGGTGAAACGGTCAATCATTTAGCGACTGAGTTCAACGCCTCACAAAATGAATACAAACTGACACCGGTTTACAAAGGTTCGTACACCGAAACACTCACCGCGGGCATTGCCGCGTTTCGAGCGGGCCAAGCGCCCAACATTCTGCAAGTGTTCGATGCGGGTGCCGCGACCATCATCAACAGCAAAGGGGTAGCCAAACCTGTCCAAACGCTAATGATTGAGTCAGGCTACCCATTCAGCGCACAAGATTACATTGCTGGCGTACGCAACTTTTATGCTGATAGCCAAGGCAAAATGATTGGTATGCCTTTCAACAGCTCAACCCCTGTGCTGTATTACAACAAAGACATGCTGGCCGAAGTAAATGCCAAAGCACCGCAAACTTATGAACAGCTTGAGCAAGTCGCCGCGAAGTTGGCTTCAAAAGGCAAAGCTGGCTTTTCTCAATCGCTCACGCCTTGGATCATGTTTGAGAACTTCAAGTCTCGCCATAACTTGCCTCTGTCCGATCAACAAAACGGCTACCAAGCCCTTTCTACCAAAATCATGTTCAGCACCGACGACATGCTGATGCACGTGAAGAAGTTGAAAGAGTGGTCAGACAAAGGCTACTACAAGTATTACGGCAGTGATTGGGATGCGAACCAAACCCCATTTGAGCGTGGTGAAGTGGCAATGTGGATGGGCTCTTCTGGTTCATTTGGTGGCTTGCGTAATCGCGTGAAGTTTAACTTGGGCACAACGTATCTGCCTTACTGGGAATCCATCACACAAAAGCCGACTCACACCTTTATTGGAGGCGCAGCGCTGTTTGCCTTAAACGGCCATAGCTCCAAACAAGATAAAGGCGTCGCCGCTTTCTTTGATTACCTCACCAAGCCAGAAACACAAATGTACTGGCACAAAACCACCGGTTACGTCCCTGTTACGCAAGCCGCCTATGAACTGACGAAGCAATCTGGCTACTACCAAGAAAACCCAGATGCAGAAGTGGGGGTAAAACAGCTTAGCCTGCCCGATGGCGAGTGGACCAAAGGTTACCGTTTAGGCTACTACCCACAAGTTCGTGAAGTGATGCACCGTGAATTTGACAACATTTTCTCTGGCCGTTCGACGGTAGAAAATAGCTTAAACAAAGTGGAAAACGAAAGCGAAAAACTGCTTAACCGCTTTGCTCGTACCGTGCAATAACCCCTTTGCCGCCGGCTCTCTGGAGTCGGCGGCATTTTTTTATTTCCGTTTTACATAGAGAATGACCGTGGAACGCCGACAACACTTTTCCCACACTCCGCTCCCCTATCTGCTGCTGGCGCCGCAGATCGTGATCATCGGGGTGTTCTTTATCTACCCTGCCGCACAAGCCATTTACCTCTCGTTTATGTTGGAAGACCCATGGGGCCTCTCTTCCACTTTTGTTTGGTTTGAAAACTATCAACTGCTGTTCACATCGAGTGATTATTTGGAATCCTTAGGCTTTACCTTACTGTTTTCCGTGTTGGTTTCGTTTCTTTCGCTCGCGCTCGCGTTGTTGTTGGCGGTGAAAGCAGACAACATCATTCATGGCCAAGGCCCTTATCGCATCACCTTAACGTGGGTTTACGCTGTCGCCCCTGCCGTCGCGGGGATCATTGGCGGCTTTCTGTTTAACCCTCATATTGGCGTGTTAACGGATCTCTTCGAACGCCTTGGTTGGCAGTTTAGTTTTCAAACCGATCCCGTCGACGCCACAATTGCATTAGTGTTGGTTTCGGTGTGGAAACAGATTTCCGTCAACTTTGTCTACTTCTTAGCGGGGCTTCAGTCCATCTCTTACGCCGTGCGAGAAGCCGCACTGTTGGACTGCCAAAGCGACAACAAACGTTTTTGGACCATCACCTTTCCGCTACTTGCGCCAACGGGCTTTTTCCTTTTGGTGATCAACCTAACCTATGCCTTCTTCGAAACCTTCGGCGTGATTGACACCATGACCAATGGTGGGCCAGGCGGCAGCACCACATCATTAGTGTACAAGGTGTATCGCGATGGTTTTGTCGGTGCAGACCTTGGCGGTAGCTCCGCACAATCGGTCGTACTGCTGGTATTGGTGCTGCTGCTGACATGGCTGCAATTTCGTTTTGTCGAAAAACGCGTTCATTACTAGGGAGCAAGTATGAAAAGTAATCGACTCTCTGATCACTTAATTTTGATCGCTGGCGCACTCTTTATGTTGCTGCCACTTTGGCTGATCTTCGCCAGCTCTACCCACAACCCAAACACCATCGTCTCGGAAGGATTGCAATGGACGCTAGGAGACAATCTGCAAGCGGTTTACAGCGAGGCATGGAACAAAAGTTTGGGCTTTGCTAGTAATGTGACCGCTCATACCATGATCGTGAACTCTCTCATCATGGGGCTAGGTTTTGCGATTGGTAAAATCATTATCTCGATGATGGCAGCGTACGCACTGGTTTATTTTCGCCTACCCTATTCCACCGCGTGGTTTTGGCTGATCTTCATCACACTGCTGCTGCCGCTGGAAGTGCGTATCATCCCTTCGTATGAAGTGGTTTCTCGCTTAGGTATGCTCAATAGCTACACTGGTTTAGTGCTGCCTCTTATCGCCTCCGCCACTGCCACGTTTTTCTTTCGTCAATTTTTTAAAACCATTCCTGATGAACTGCTCGAGGCAGCACAACTTGACAATGCAGGGCCGATACGATTTTTTATCGATATTTTGTTCCCTCTGTCCAAAACCATGATGGCCGCCATCTTCATCATCATGTTTATCGTGGGTTGGAATCAATATCTCTGGCCGATCATGATGACCACCGATGAGCAGTACAACACCATCGTCATGGGCATCAAACAGATTCTCAATAACATCAATGAAACCAGCTTACCTCGTTATGACTACGCCTTTGCCATGGTGATCCTCGCCATGTTGCCACCTGTTTTGGTGGTGGTCATCTTCCAGCGTTGGTTTGTTAAAGGATTAGTAGAAAGTGAAAAATAATCAGAACTCCAATATTCATCCGATTCGCCGCTCAATTTCTGCGGAGCCGATAATGCTAGACATTCAACAACTGGTAAAAACATATGAAAATGGCCACCAAGCGGTAAAAGGTGTCGACCTGGCGATCCATCAAGGCGAATTTATTGTCTTAGTCGGCCCATCGGGATGTGGAAAATCGTCAATCTTGCGCTCTATCGCTGGATTAGAAGCGATCACCTCGGGAGAAATTCACCTTGCTGGTCGACGCGTCGATAACGAAAAGCCCGCCAACCGTGATATCGCCATGGTGTTTCAAAACTATGCGCTCTATCCGCATATGAGTGTGTACGACAACTTGGCGTATGGGCTGAAAAATCGTGGCGTCAGTAAAGCCACCATTGCGGAAAAAATTGCCAAAGTCGCCAAAACGCTCAAGATTGAAGAGTATCTCGATCGTAAGCCCGCCAAACTCTCTGGCGGCCAACGTCAGCGTGTGGCGATGGGACGAGCGATTGTTCGCGATCCGCAACTGTTCTTATTTGACGAACCCCTCTCCAACCTCGACGCGGCCTTGCGTGCTCACATGCGGCTGGAAATCAAAAAATTGCAGCGAGAGCTTGGCGTCACTAGCGTCTACGTCACCCATGATCAGGTGGAGGCCATGACCCTTGCCGACCGTATCGTGGTTCTCAAACAAGGTGAAATTGAACAAATTGGCACGCCCGCAGAAGTGTATCACCAACCCGCGAGCACTTTTGTCGCGAGTTTCATTGGTAGCCCTGCGATGAACTTCCTAGCTGCCTCAATCCGTGACGGGAAATTGCAATTGGCGGGAAAACAGTGGTCAGTACCATACGATGCCAACTTAAACTGCAACACACTCACGTTGGGCATTCGCCCCGAACACGCCTCACTACAACCCGTCGACGATGCCATCGAGCTGAGTATCAACATCCAAGTGGTTGAACCCTTGGGCCCAAATCAATTGGTGCATGGCAAAATTAATGGTGAGTATGGTGATGAAGACTTTATTGCGGTTACCGCAGAAATGCCGCTGACCATCGGTGACAATCTGCCAATTTGGGTACGCGTTGAACAGTTGCATCTCTTTGATGAACAAGAAAAACGCATTCCGATCTCAGCTCAATCGCCGTCTGTCGATACGCGTCAGCAACAGAGACAACAGCAATGAGGCTGGCAGTGAGCTTATCCACTCGACAAAAACAGATCCTCGCGTATTTGCAGCAAACCCATGGGGTACTTTCCAGTGCCCTGCTTTCTGAGCGTTTTGATGTGTCGGTGCAAACCATTCGCAAAGATATGAATGACTTGAGCGATAAAGGCATGGTGCGTCGTGTGCATGGAGGCATCTCACTCCCCAGCGCCAATGACAATCTCTCTTTTACCAATCGCGATCTAATCAATCTCTCCGCCAAGCAGCGTATCGCGCAAAAAGTGGCGCTTGAATTGCCAGAAGGCAGCAGCATTTTCTTAGGCATTGGCACCACACCTAAACAGGTTGCGCAGGCCTTGTTGGATCACCCAGGTTTAACGGTGGTGACCAACAATCTCAACGCCGCACTGACACTCAGTCGCAACCCCAACATCACCTTGCATCTTGCTGGAGGATTGGTGCGACACTCTGACGAAGATACGGTTGGCGAAGTGACCACACGTTTTTATCGCCGCTTCAACATCAAAATTGGCATCTTCGGCGTCGGTGGCATGACACACAATGGGCAACTGCTCGACTTCACCCCCGAAGAAGCGAATCTCACTCGCGCCATCATTGAATGCAGCGAGCAATGCTGGTTGGTTGCAGACAAAAGCAAATTAGGGCGCTATGCTCCGGTAGTAAGCGGTGAACTGTCTGAAATGCAAAAGCTTTTTGTGGATGAAATCACACCCGAGTTTCTTCAGCTGTGTCAGGATCACCAAGTTACGCTCATCCCTTCTCGATGAGGTGTGATTGAATTAAGGAAACCCAATGCCTCCAATGATTGTCGGCCACCGTGGTGTGGCTGGTTCTTACCCTGAAAATACCCGAGTTAGCGTCCAAGCCGCGATTGATCTTGGCCTAAGCTGGGTTGAAATAGATGTACAACCGACCAAAGATAATGTGTTGGTCGTCTGCCACGATCATACGATTGATCGCTGCAGTAACGGCAAAGGCCGTGTCGATGCCTACAGTTTGAAGGAACTGCAAGCGTTCGATTTTGGAGGATGGTTCGATGAAGCATTTACTGGCGAACCAATCATGACCTTGGAATCGTTGCTCAATCTGGCGGCAGAATACGATTTAGGGCTCAATAT
This window encodes:
- a CDS encoding sulfite exporter TauE/SafE family protein, yielding MDIILLFFAGVFGGMLNSIAGGGSFITFPALMAVGIPPVVANATNTFASCAGYISGAWGYRRELYAQKNILLKTIVCSLLGGMLGAFLLLNTSESDFLKAIPWLLLFATILFVFGGRINQAIGHRADRPKHPIILWLPALFLVLVSAYGGFFNAGLGIVTLSYLTLSGHRDIITMNGLKLLISTSVSLIAVIIFIFDGSIDWWNGLIVMLGSLLGGYVSAVVARRLNKLWVHRFVTVTSFAITGYFFVKIYA
- a CDS encoding methyl-accepting chemotaxis protein — its product is MTPLSFKNKIIALIIAIISLTIITSYFSANYFISRYIQDTDSKNITHNVDLIQRKLENELNGKLALANSLNFSMMDISETKESSGFDKIIKIVNGYAFDDSGNMSEEDAQQYINLAESHGDATVVSPVSMLNGEPSITFSLKRIDDSVDFFVLNLGQFSQVIADYAAEGSYAELLANGSVIFSNKQGSNLTPIARPVEFAGQRWELIGYIDLDNIQSNTDQLNWMITLALLVCAAVIIVSSVILLQVSFKPLSRLNSVVADLSQGNGDLTQRLAIESKDEIGQISHSINLFIEKLQQMFIEVADSSKEIDHAVVNLSEQSRSNLHTLNQHTQETEQAITAIEEMSASANSISQSADNAAHLTETTTRYADESKQTVTGAVESVNGLVTQVVAMSDTITRMSDDTKQISTVLQVIGDIAEQTNLLALNAAIEAARAGEQGRGFAVVADEVRALAARTQQSTAQINEMLAKLKNTTENVVNEMGSTRTRCEETAERTNHVMDSLNVVTDSVAEINNLNTLMATSAMEQRQVTQEVSKNMAAIQEIVRLLNENAAQSTSISDELQNTSHALTDVVGRFRVQ
- a CDS encoding HD-GYP domain-containing protein; amino-acid sequence: MLDYLAMNSIAAQDKDIVTILDELFQHCVERYPTFSRFSVALLGDKKASNYYVQDRLLSKQTSQQLDYVDHELRIDSALTGLAYSNSIRIVDNLSTMVQTERVSRLLSIGHRSSYTVPLNYRNKTLGFIFYNAATSSFFSNDNIQKDFAFLSNLVAHLFIHLHENQKHFQSALSIALNMGHARDPETKEHLIRMGKISELLARLLAHQKPEITHQFIHRIRLYAPFHDIGKYKIPDHILFSDKRFTAEERQIMNMHTIYGEEMIEEVIHLANAELVSDDEVAFIKHIVRHHHEAFNGEGLPDQLAEQSIPLEARIVTLADVFDALLSRRAYKPAWSVDAVMDYIRANTGRLFDPECVSALIDNLEQFLAIRDRYLDQEELPKGCVA
- a CDS encoding extracellular solute-binding protein, producing MNKVWVNGLLCAAVSSGFSATAFATTEITWWHAMGGQLGETVNHLATEFNASQNEYKLTPVYKGSYTETLTAGIAAFRAGQAPNILQVFDAGAATIINSKGVAKPVQTLMIESGYPFSAQDYIAGVRNFYADSQGKMIGMPFNSSTPVLYYNKDMLAEVNAKAPQTYEQLEQVAAKLASKGKAGFSQSLTPWIMFENFKSRHNLPLSDQQNGYQALSTKIMFSTDDMLMHVKKLKEWSDKGYYKYYGSDWDANQTPFERGEVAMWMGSSGSFGGLRNRVKFNLGTTYLPYWESITQKPTHTFIGGAALFALNGHSSKQDKGVAAFFDYLTKPETQMYWHKTTGYVPVTQAAYELTKQSGYYQENPDAEVGVKQLSLPDGEWTKGYRLGYYPQVREVMHREFDNIFSGRSTVENSLNKVENESEKLLNRFARTVQ
- a CDS encoding ABC transporter permease subunit, giving the protein MERRQHFSHTPLPYLLLAPQIVIIGVFFIYPAAQAIYLSFMLEDPWGLSSTFVWFENYQLLFTSSDYLESLGFTLLFSVLVSFLSLALALLLAVKADNIIHGQGPYRITLTWVYAVAPAVAGIIGGFLFNPHIGVLTDLFERLGWQFSFQTDPVDATIALVLVSVWKQISVNFVYFLAGLQSISYAVREAALLDCQSDNKRFWTITFPLLAPTGFFLLVINLTYAFFETFGVIDTMTNGGPGGSTTSLVYKVYRDGFVGADLGGSSAQSVVLLVLVLLLTWLQFRFVEKRVHY
- the ugpE gene encoding sn-glycerol-3-phosphate ABC transporter permease UgpE produces the protein MKSNRLSDHLILIAGALFMLLPLWLIFASSTHNPNTIVSEGLQWTLGDNLQAVYSEAWNKSLGFASNVTAHTMIVNSLIMGLGFAIGKIIISMMAAYALVYFRLPYSTAWFWLIFITLLLPLEVRIIPSYEVVSRLGMLNSYTGLVLPLIASATATFFFRQFFKTIPDELLEAAQLDNAGPIRFFIDILFPLSKTMMAAIFIIMFIVGWNQYLWPIMMTTDEQYNTIVMGIKQILNNINETSLPRYDYAFAMVILAMLPPVLVVVIFQRWFVKGLVESEK
- a CDS encoding sn-glycerol-3-phosphate import ATP-binding protein UgpC: MKNNQNSNIHPIRRSISAEPIMLDIQQLVKTYENGHQAVKGVDLAIHQGEFIVLVGPSGCGKSSILRSIAGLEAITSGEIHLAGRRVDNEKPANRDIAMVFQNYALYPHMSVYDNLAYGLKNRGVSKATIAEKIAKVAKTLKIEEYLDRKPAKLSGGQRQRVAMGRAIVRDPQLFLFDEPLSNLDAALRAHMRLEIKKLQRELGVTSVYVTHDQVEAMTLADRIVVLKQGEIEQIGTPAEVYHQPASTFVASFIGSPAMNFLAASIRDGKLQLAGKQWSVPYDANLNCNTLTLGIRPEHASLQPVDDAIELSINIQVVEPLGPNQLVHGKINGEYGDEDFIAVTAEMPLTIGDNLPIWVRVEQLHLFDEQEKRIPISAQSPSVDTRQQQRQQQ
- a CDS encoding DeoR/GlpR family DNA-binding transcription regulator, encoding MRLAVSLSTRQKQILAYLQQTHGVLSSALLSERFDVSVQTIRKDMNDLSDKGMVRRVHGGISLPSANDNLSFTNRDLINLSAKQRIAQKVALELPEGSSIFLGIGTTPKQVAQALLDHPGLTVVTNNLNAALTLSRNPNITLHLAGGLVRHSDEDTVGEVTTRFYRRFNIKIGIFGVGGMTHNGQLLDFTPEEANLTRAIIECSEQCWLVADKSKLGRYAPVVSGELSEMQKLFVDEITPEFLQLCQDHQVTLIPSR